TGTCATGAAAATCAATATCTCGCATGATTCTATTCTCTTCTGTAATaccatctttccttttcaagcgaacgcCCCAACGAAATGACTCACTCTTTACGATAACATTATTTTAGTGAGCGAAGAATTTCTCTACTGTATATTTTTCAGGATTGATCTCTAGGTCTGCATACTCCGCTTTCCTAGCCCTTTTGGGGTAGAGGGACTCTAATCAGCTGCACGACGAGGGTATTCTACCATAATTCTAATGCAATCACCGCTCAGTTGATAGACCATACGCGAGAATCTCGCATCAGAAAGAATCCTATAGAACAAAGGTATTTGAGGATTATAAAGAGAAATAGAAAGACCAGCGAGGATTTACCCAACTGAAATGATGATCTTTTGATCATTCCAGTGATCAAGTGAAAATCACCTAGGGTTAACAGTAGAAGTGGATTTTGAATTGGGAGGAACAGATAATGCAAAACCTCTATTCCTGAACTCCTCTTGAATTCTAATGAATTCTTTGTCGTTCTTCCAACCAGCATGAGGCATTTTTAGTATGGGAATGAGGGATGAAAAATATGCGATATTCAAAGATGatcaaaaagatcaaaatcagggTGATAATCAGAATATGAGGAGTAAAGCACGAAGATGAGAGATAAGAAGAAAAGAGTAAGATTGTGATTAATTTTAAAGTTGAATCATAAAAATAACAACGGAATCAGAAAAACACCAGCAGAAGAAAAATAGTTGCAGAGAggggaagaaaggataaaaagaaagaagaagatctcGATTCCCAAGATATTTACTCCATTAATGCGATGATTGAAAGTGAACGGATAGGAAGAGGCGGTTACAAGAGACGTGTCAGATAATGAATGGTTGAAAGGACACGCGTAAGTTGACATGCCTAAATTAGGGAAATGTGTCGGCAGGAAAGAATACGAAAAGGTGGATGGGTGCGGCAGAGTAAATTggagtttctcatatcgctctcTTTGATAAAAgaacgatatgagaagaggcaaaatgtaggagtcaAATACCACATACCTATTAGACATGCGAAGTAACGACCATCGGGACTGAGCGAAGACAACCGCATACAGTATATCCAGGATGACCCGGCAGATGATATCAGCTTAGTCACGAGAAATGTGTGAAGAGCCATGCGATGTTATAGAGCACGTGCAAAAGAGTAAATGTAAGCATGCGTTATGACACACGCCAGATCCGGAAAAaaaggctttattagctgtcatccactatgtaaatccctAAGGGACCAAGCAACCTTGTAttgagagatctttttgagagcttagacaagaaatttaggagagagaaagattgtttgttctccaagttagagtTCACTTGTTATTTTATATTCAAATTAATGATTCAATAGATGTTCTTATGAATTTTATGATGATTACTTGAATTGTTCTATAGATTTCattaagggtgtggttgtaggattttctgcaactacacaAAATACCAAATGTCACTTCAATCAAACTTTCCAGCTCCCTGCAGTCTTTTTAAGTCTTTTCCAAGCAAACATTATGATTTTTACGTTAGAGAACTTGTCCAGGAACAACTTAAGTCTGCTAGCAGCTTTGATCAGCTGTTGTGAGTTTTCTTCTAACCCCCAAGGAAGCATTTAACAATATGGCCTCACCAATAATCCATTTTCAACTTACAATTCAAGCTCCATTTcagttttcttctctttcttgcCTTCCATTGCTCGACATTAACTTGTTCTACCACTTATTTCCTCCCTTGACAACTTGAACCAGGCTTTTCAACTTGGTAAACAAGAGCGCCATAGGTCCTGCAGAGTACAAGGCAAGCAAGCacttgagatttgtgaaaatcgAACAAACAACTGTGACAGAACAATTGACTAAAACAAGCAGCACACTAAAGTATCCTTCATCTTAAGCACTTAAGAAACATTTCTAATTTTAATCCTTCAATTTCTATTTTACAGTGAAGATGCATTACAGCAGAAGATCTCCTCCTCTTCACATGCAGGAGGTTCACATAATGCACCCAGTTTGCTAGTTGTCTATCATGACTAGCTGGCTGCACTAGGTGTGTGACTTCTCGATTCATCACCATTTAACTTCTTATTTGTATAAAATTTCAACATTCAGTATTGACATCCAGCTATTTGTTATAAACAtctctgatttttgttttcttacaaACACAGTTCCGTTCCAATTGCATTGACCCATGGCTGCTGCAGCAAGGAAGTTCAATGCAAATGAATGGCAAGAATGATGCCAAAACCAGAATGTATGATTGTTCACCTATGGTGTGACAGTATACTCTAAGCCTGAGAGTCTCAGGTTCATATACATCCACTTTGTATATTAAAAATAAACATGTTGATTGTGTATACAAGCAAGTATTAGAAAATTCAAACCAGACAAGAGGACAATTAGATGAGACTTGGGGTAGTCTTTTACCAAGATCAATACGAGAGCCAAAGCTCATTGTCATCTGCACCCTCTGGTTAATCCAGCACCAGGAGCTCCACCAAATCTCTGATAAGCGGCAATGAAGTTTGGGTTGCAAACTTCTACTTCCTTGAGTTTCTCGCTGTGGTCTTCCTTCTCGGGAGCTTGGTTCTCGTACGTCAAGCCACTCAAGGGGCGCCTTTACTATTGCTCAGCTGTTGCGACTTGTATTCTTGTCTAAACAGGCATTCAACAATACGGCAGCCTCACCAGTAATCCAATTATACAATTACTTGAAGCTCTATTTCAGCCTCCTTCTCTTTCTCGAGAATCTTCCACTTATTTGTCTTCTTGACAATTGAATCGGGCTGCTGCGGCCAACAATGTACATATGTCCTGCAGAATTTCAAGCTTCATTGAAGGATCCTAACTAAATTTTCCTTTCCCTTTTTCATTTCTTacggacatatatatatatatatatatatatatatatatatatatatatatatatctttcatTTTATCCATAAGTTGAAAACAAAAAACACTCTGCATATCAAGTTAATTAGCAAACAAAAAACACTTACTAAGATAATCCAAAtccgaaaaaaaaaaacacttactATGTCATTAAAAAGATGGAAGGAATTATGCGTAACTTTCTGTTGGATGATGGGGATGATAAAAAGTATCACTTAGTTGCTTGGGACCAGGTAGAGATACCTAAGAAGTTAGGAAGGCTTGGTATCAAGAACTTGCATTTAATGAATGTGGCCTTGATCATGAAATGGTTGTGGAAGTTCAGTGATAGAAACATTGCTCTTTGGAAGCAGTTGATTGAAGAGAAGTATGGTCTAGCTCCTCTTGGTTGGAATTCTAACCCTCCTAAAAGAGTTTATGGATGCAGTATTTGGAGAGGTATTCACAATTTTTCAAATCAGTTTTACTCAAATTGGAAATTCCAGATCTGGAATGGGAATATAATTAGTGAAAGACAACCTTTTACACACAAATGGTAACCCTCAATTATGTATTAGATACAAGGTCACTAAAAGAAAATTTAATACTGACATAGATACAGTTCTCAGGTTCTAAATTGCTTCTCAAAAGCCTAACTCCGGCATTTACATTCAGTGTGTCCAAATTTAGAATgacaaaatgaaaaatgaatcaaAAGAGAACACCTGCAACAATCGAGTTTGGAAAGACTCGCATCAGGAAGGTGAATTTTCAGTTAAAAAATGTTATAATTGGTTAGTTCAGGTCAATACTTCAGCTGAAGAGAAATATCATGTGCACCCCAAAAGACTGTGGTCCAAATGTTGGCCTCCTAAGGTCAGTTTCTTTCTCTGGTCTGCCTCCAAAGAAGAAACTCTTACTCAAGATCAGCTGTGTAAACGTGGTTGGAAGAAAGATTGGGTCAATCATTGTTATAATTGTGTTAACTTCCTCCCATTTGTTGTTGCATTGTTTTGTTGCCAGCAATGTGTGGAATTTCTTTCCCGTCGAGTTTAGTCTTATATGGACGGTTCCCCACACAATCTCAGATGCTCTTCAAACTTGGCCCATGCCTATGAAGAAATCTCGTAAAGCCTTGGTGATAAAAGTTTTACCTGCAGCCATTCTTTGGAGTCTTTGGAAAGAGAGGAACAACCGTGCCTCCAACAACAAATCTATCATTTGGCAGAGTTGATTCAAAAAATTAGGAACAGGGTATTGGCTTTATCGGCAACCTGAATTTCATAATGTTCAGCTGAAAGAGTTCATGACCAAGTGGAAATTGACAGTTCCTTGATCTGTCgacgtttttttttccttctcgtcTGTGGTGTTTGAGTCTCTTTCTAGGTCTATCTGGGAGATTAACttcattgtttttgttattttctttggcTTTTTTGGTCGTTCTGTTTGTCTTGGATGTTCATGTTTCATGAAActcttttttctccttttctaattaaaattttaatttaccgattaaaaaaacaaaacaccACAATAATTACTGGTTTTATTCTACCGGATAAGAAAAgcaagaaaattttaaaaaaaacacACACCTGGATGGGAATGTGAATTTCATATGTGATTAGGCAaagtaagaaaagaaaagagtagTGCGAAAATTACAAAACTTTTGGATAAAACATAAATCCCGTTTATTATTTCAAATCTTAAATCTCACATGAAAAACTACTGCCAAATTCAAGGACCACGTATTATCGCAATTATATTGAGAGAAATGTTAGTTAGTTGAAAGAAATCATTATCTTGTTTCCTTAATGGACTAAAATCAACACCAAGATCTATAAACCCCTGTTTACACGTATTCGCCCATATATGAGCATTATTCATGTGATCGATACCTTCATTATAATATTTACCATTAAATGCTTTCATGGCTTCTTGAACATCTTCTAAAGCATAAGAATAATATTCTATGCAATCCTTTAGATTTTTTATCGCTGACGGTTCTGCTTTTCCATCCTTCAAGATGCTATCAATATATTTACCAATATAAGTTGCGTTCTTCGAACATAAATCCATTGATATTACAGCAAGTCCGGAAATATCAGAAGTTTTGCTTAGAGGGTTGGTTTCGAAAGACGAAACACAGAAGTCAAACTTTAGTCTGGGATCATCCATCGATAGACCCTTACAAATATCTCTGACTATATCTCCTTTTACAATAACTCCCCCGTAAAAGTTCAAAACAAGTAAAAAATGTAGGATTAATGAAACGAGAGAAAGTAATGAGATTGACGGACTCATTATGCAGTTCGATAAGGGAAAGGAAATAATTTCTGAAAAACCCTTATGCAGTTCCATTTTAGTATAAGATTCCTTGTCATATTTATAAAGTAAACGAGGAAgtaattacatttttttttatttcaaaaatattttggaattaaTGAGAGATATTCTTTTTAATGGGGGATATTAATGACAGTAAATTGATTGCAAAGATTTTTTTGTATCTTATAGATCTATAAgttttggtattttatttatttattaggaTAGCTAATTAGTTGCTTTATATGATTTTTTGGTACGATAACAATAAATTATCTTAGGTGGTTTAGTAATTTTACAACTGTCAAGGTTTTACgtttgcctttttttttttttttggtttattgtCAAGACTTCTGCTAAAGGGAGAGTAAAAACAGATCCGAAGAAAGTGAAAATCGTTGGTAATTCACTAACTCGACTGATTTAAtgattttgtttgacaaggacaAGAATTACCCGCTAACAAACTaaactaattaatctaatcacGAGATTCACCACCACAACAAGGTCCATctgtagaggtgtaaattgggttgtgccagcacgagcacaacCTAGCACAATACGTTAAAATTTGGACACAACCCAGCCCAACACGTAACTTAACCCAGCACGACACAACAGTTAGCTTAATGGGTTGGGCTGAGTTAGACCAATCAAAAGAGTAGCCCATGACATCACGCGGCACGACATAATACAACACATTAAGAAATCACGTCATAATAGTataaaatactacacaacatggTATAATACAtcatattttgtgtatatttcagaaaagatagctaatttttgacattttattatcattatgtTGAATTATTTTCTTAAAACACATATAATatttaaatatttggaaaatatttatattgaaaaacataaaataaatctgcctggcacagcacaacacgacaccacacgtttatttttctggccacagcacaacacaacacgcCTTCTAGCACGGCACAACACTGCACGTTTTAATCTCCgacacaacacaacacgacacacATCACGCTAAGCACGTGATTTCGTGGTTGTACTGTGCCGACACATTTTTCATTACAATGTGTAACTTCATTACATTTTTCTATAACATCTACATCGTTTGTGTGACTTCATTACAATTCCTTTACCACCACATTCTGTGTTGGAACTAACAAAACAGCTACATAGGTcctgcaaacaaaaaaaaaggtcaaaTCAAAGTTTAACCTAGTTTGATTAACTTACAcaatcaatcaaaataaaaaaaatgaatctaaataagataaattgaagattttttttgaCCAGTGACCTTCCGCCACTGCAAATAATAATAGCAAAACAACCCAAATTAAAATCTAGTGATGAATTAGATCTTAATTAAAATTCTAATTAGAACGGACTGACTCAGAGAAAGGTACAAGGACTGAGAATCAGTGAGAGAAATAGCTAATCCAGGACGAGAAATTGATCGGTAAATAATCTGAATCTTAATACCCAATACCATTTCCTTTTCGTCATTTTCGTCTTTATAAAAtcttagagagaaagaaaaaagttCAATTGAATATGTGTTCTCTTCGTTGGACGGGCATTATTTCCCCTCCCTCCCTCTCTCTGGAACATTCACCTTAGGATCTAAACAACTTATCACGTTAATATGTATTTTGTTATAACTGATTCCTTTGGTCACGAGGGAGAATAGTGTGATGATCATAAATTGGACTTGAATAAAAGAGTTTACAGTGTTTTGTTTGATGGTGAGGAGATAAGGGGATTTTTAATCCTGCAGCTCCAAAGAAACTATCCAAAACGATGTTGTGCTCACTCGTTGGAAAAGTTGATTCAAAAAATTAGGAACAGGGTCGCATATTGGCTTTATCGGCAACCTGAATTTCATAATGTTCATCTGAAAGAGTTCATGACCAAGTGGAAATTGACAGTTCCTTGATCTGTCGACGTCTTTTTTTCCTTCTCGTCTGTGGTGTTTGAGTCTCTTTCTAGGTTTGTCTAGGAGATTAACttcattgtttttgttattttctttcgCTTTTTTGGTCGGTCGGTTTGTCTTGGATGTTCATGTTTCATGAAActcttttttctccttttctaattaaaattttaatttaccgattaaaaaaaaagaaaaaaacaccacaataatTACTGGTTTTATTCTACCGGATAAGAAAAGcaagaaaattataaaaaaacACCTGGATGGGAATGTGAATTTCATATGTGATTAAGCAaagtaagaaaagaaaagagtagGGCGAAAATTATAAAACTTTTGGATAAAACATAAATCCCGTTTATTATTTCAAATCTTAAATTTCACATGAAAAACTACTGGCAAATTCAAGGACCACGTATTATCGCAATTATATTGAGAGAAATGTTAGTTAGTTGAAAGAAATCATTATCTTGTTTCCTTAATGGACTAAAATCAACACCAAGATCTATAAACCCCTGTTTACACGTATCCGCCCATATATGAGCATTATTCATGTGATCGATACCTTCATTATAATATTTACCATTAAATGCTTTCATGGCTTCTTGAACATCTTCTAAAGCATAAGAATAATATTCTATGCAATCCTTTAGATTTTTTATCACTGACGGTTCTGCTTTTCCATCCTTCAAGATGCTATCAATATATTTACCAATATAAGTTGCATTCTTCGAACATAAATCCATTGATATTACAGCAAGTCCGGAAATATCAGAAGTTTTGCTTAGAGGGTTGGTTTCGAAAGATGAAACACAGAAGTCAAACTTTAGTCTGGGATCATCCATCGATAAACCCTTACAAATATCTCTGACTATATCTCCTTTTACAATAACTCCcccataaaaattcaaaacaagtAAAAAATGTAGGATTAATGAAACGAGAGAAAGTAATGAGATTGACGGATTCATTATGCAGTTCGATAAGAGAAAGGAAATAATTTCTGAAAAACCCTTATGCAGTTCCATTTTACTTTAAGATTCCTTGTCATATTTATAAAGTAAACGAGGAtgtaattacatttttttttatttcaaaaatattttggaattaaTGAGAGATATTCTTTTTAATGAGGGATATTAATGACAGTAAATTGTTTGCaaagatttttttgtattttatagATCTATAAgttttggtattttatttatttattaggaTGGCTAATTAATtgctttgtatgatttttttgtacaataataataaataatcttaGGTAGTTTAGTAATTTTACAACTGTCAAGGTTTTATGTttgccttttttttttggtttactgTCAAGACTTCTGCTAAAGGGAGAGTAAAAACGGATCCGAAGAAAGTGAAAATCGTTGGTAATTCACTAACTCGACTGATTTAAtgattttgtttgacaaggactAGAATTACCCGCTAACAAACTaaactaattaatctaatcacGAGATTCACCACCACAACAAGGTCCATctgtagaggtgtaaattgggttgtgtCAGCACGAGCACAACCTAGCACAATATGTTAAAATTTTGGCACAACCCAGCACGACACAACAGTTAGCTTAACGGGTCTGGCTGAGTTAGACCAATCAAAAGAGTAGCCGATGACATCACGCGGCACGACACAATACAACACATTAAGAAATCACGTCATAATAGTataaaatactacacaacatggTATAATACAtcatattttttgtatattacaGAAAAGATAGctaatttttgacattttattatcattatgtTGAATTATTTTCTTAAAACACATATAATatttaaatatttggaaaatatttatattgaaaaacataaaataaatctgTCTGGCACAGCACAACACGACACAACACATTTATGTTTCTGGCcacagcacaacacaacacgcCTTCTAGCACGGCACAACACTGCACGTCTTAATCTCCGACACAACACGACACGACACACATCACGCTAAGCACGTGATTTCGTGGTTGCACTGTGCCGACATATTTTTCATTACAATGTGTAACTTCATTACATTTTTCTATACCATCTACATCGTTTGTGTGACTTCATTACAATTCCTTTACCACCACATTTTGTGTTGGAACTAAC
Above is a genomic segment from Papaver somniferum cultivar HN1 chromosome 10, ASM357369v1, whole genome shotgun sequence containing:
- the LOC113316736 gene encoding pectinesterase inhibitor 12-like, producing MDDPRLKFDFCVSSFETNPLSKTSDISGLAVISMDLCSKNATYIGKYIDSILKDGKAEPSAIKNLKDCIEYYSYALEDVQEAMKAFNGKYYNEGIDHMNNAHIWANTCKQGFIDLGVDFSPLRKQDNDFFQLTNISLNIIAIIRGP
- the LOC113316737 gene encoding pectinesterase inhibitor 12-like; protein product: MDDPRLKFDFCVSSFETNPLSKTSDISGLAVISMDLCSKNATYIGKYIDSILKDGKAEPSVIKNLKDCIEYYSYALEDVQEAMKAFNGKYYNEGIDHMNNAHIWADTCKQGFIDLGVDFSPLRKQDNDFFQLTNISLNIIAIIRGP